The genomic DNA tgtgtgtgtgtgtgtgtgttataaaaatgatatacagtagtactCACCTGAATCATGGTCAacaacttctgtttttaaaatatttgcatattctgcatctgtataaaatatataaagttagtatatacgagtgttttagTACAGTAagtctatactgtacattattagtGGGAAATTGAACTAGCAATTATAATCTGTCCTTGTCTTTACTGACACCTGTAACATTTTTGGTAGACTCACTACCTTTACACAACCCTGAAAATTTGTACTGCAGTCTGCAGTTACAGCAGTGTGCTTAATCTTCATCTAGCTTTCAGATTCCGTGGTTTCTCGTGACATTTCACTCAACAGCGCAGGGCCAACCTAAACACTTCCTTTCTTCTTTCATTTTAGTACAATTGACATACAACACACATGACATCTCTGTACCCCTCGTACAGAGAAAATAAATGACTCTTCGCCTGGAGTTCTTACTCACCATCAGCCATGACACTGATTTGGTGTGGTGGTGTTGCTATTGGGTCTCTGAAAACAAATCAgggtagaaataaaataaattattctgGAATAAAGGGACAGTTTACACAATTTACTCATTAGCTGGAAAAACTAGAACAGGTAAGACGTCCTTGATATCTAAATTTGCTTAAATTGTTACTGAAATTACATGACTGATGTGCTTAGCGTCTAAGCAAGCAGTTTAGTATTAAAGCAGACCACATACCAGAACCATAATGAGTTCACCTTTAGCTGTGTTGAATTCAATAAATCAGGTATAATTTTATATGGTTTCTGATACTAATGTGAGAATTATTAGGTATACTACAAGCTCATGTGACTACTTGTCAGACAAATTGCCTTGCAAGGGCATTTTCTTCAGAAATcacattttattcagtttttataCTCACTGTAATCCAAAACTGTTTTCATttagttgtttaaaaaatgaaggggaaaaaagctggGACAGGCAGCAATGTGTGATAAAAAtaagtttgaaaataaaaaaaaatgtaaaaatcctattctgaaaatatgatttatttacttacaaataataatactatgtAGTCTATTCCTCATTATattttgaaatgcattttatttaatacagtaaGAAATTCACATTCACACAAATACTACTAATATAAAtaccttctttttttaagatgaactaatatttatcacaaattacaaaaGATACAGTGTGGtgggggaatatatatatacagtatatatacatatatagggttagggttagaaagAATTGCTTGAAATGAATAATAATCGGGCCATTAGATACATTTGGCATATATTCAGTACACTTTCCTTTGCTCCAATTTACGTTttggaatatttatttatttagtattgttattgttttttatttatcactgCTTTGTAAAGCTTTGGTCCATATTGCCTGCCTATTTTAGTCTGATTGTCCTTTCAATCGGTGATTTCATGTGTAATCACTGGAATCCTGTTTTgacccattttttaaaaaagattgcGTAGAAGCTTTTTTCCAAAACAGTGTGTTTCACACACAACCTTCCATTCACCAATACAAGATTTTACCCACCAACCTACAATAAATCCACCCCCAGTTTCCTTCTATAACAAATAAAGTTGTATGACTTACACATAAGTCGGCTCCAAACTGCCTCGAACGGCTGTTAAAtcgaaattttaaaaaattcagcTGGTGATTACTTATAAAATTAGTAAATACCATCAGTAAATGTTCAGTATTATTATCACATATCACATATTACTGCCAGCAGTAATATCAACCTACATTTTGGAATGTTCTGGTAACTGCCTGGTTGTTCTTGGAcacctgatgagaaaaagaaGCCACAAAATCTACCACATTATTGTCCATCATTTCTGACCTTTAAACATGTCTTTTActtctactgtacagtaacttACAGTCCAGGCGACTGTTAGATGTTGGTGCAAAGTTCCTATAAAAAAGGATAAAGTGATTTAATTACTATTTATGATTGATTTAAATAGCGCTGAAGAACTTAAAATAAAGATCAGATGATTATGAAGATAACCACAAAGGTTTGGAGATCATTACCCAGAGCTCTGACACTGACTCGTGTTCGTCTGGTTAATTTTTGTCACtgacaaggaaaaaaatacaaatttcaaATTTATGGACACCCAGTCACTTTACTGTTtgagaaaatatataatgtatcagggatatttaaaaaaaaaaaaaaaaaaaaagtgccataTTTACATGGAAAATGTTGCTTGAGTATCTAAGATTTACttcataaaatttaaaatgtgaataatTATGAACCATGAAAGGAAATTTAGTATCACGTGTTTTGCTTGATATACATGTAACGCAGTTATTACATATAACACAGTTATCATCATTAATGTCGAGATGAGGACGAACAAAATTCAACTCAAGGGCCGAGTAACACTGGAGATTTAGGGAAATTAAAAACTtgaattaatcaaattaatttcCACAGATATTTAATGCCAGTCATATTGTAACTACttacttttcatttattatttggcTTGATGttcataattcataattaatcacattttagtttttaataactgaattttagttactcaaaaaacatattttgttaaaatgctTTAGAAAATACAGTATGCTGAATTTCTGAAAACTTATCCCTGatacattatatatactgtaaattatataaaagttgcttattttaaactatttaaatccACTACTTTAAAGACTTgtatcatgtaaaaaaaaaaaatatatatttggggTGAATGCAACTAAAGACTAAATCtgggtgtttatttatttatatattaattagtaTTATAAGAATAACTTTGCATGTTTCACACTATTTCGCCATAACGTAATCAGTAACACCAGCATTGCTACAAGCTTTACTCTGTTGACAAAAATGGCACATTAAATAAACCTCAACATCCCAATAACCAATAAACAGTAagaatgcataataataataataataataataataataataataataaagacttttcacctttttttgaaTGTGTCACAACCATCCTGCTTCCCCCTCGTTCACTGGATTAATTCcgaataaaacaacaataattttcataatttacttgagaataaaatgcttttttaattaaaatctaaatcttAAACAACTTACAGAACTTGTGGAACATAGAGCTGGTTAGCCTCTTGTACaatcactgtaaaaaaataatgtgtttCTCACCTTCTTTTACCAGTAATATGTGTTAATAGAGACATGAAatgatgtgtgagtgtgagtgcgagtgtgtgtgtgtgtgtgtgtgtgtgtgtgtgtgtgtgtgtgtgtgtgtgtgtgtgtgtgtgtgtgtgtgtgcatgtgtgagtgtgtgtgtgcagttgcACTCACTAGATTTTTTTCTACACCACATGCAGAGAGCAGAGAAGAAGACCATGGTTGAGAGGGACAGGAAGGCAAGGACAGCACCTTGCTGGCTTGTGACCTCAATCATAACTTCAAAGTAAAACTGTGACTAACAGAAATTTTACTGAGTAAACGAGTTTTCATTCTTAAAGCTATATCGTATTTTCTagcaaaaaaatgacattcaGAGCACCTGCCACAAATACGTTTGGAAATAATACCACAGTAAGCAGTATAGTTCCAATTACATTCAATTATCAAAGGCATAGAAGTCATGTTCAGCCATCCGAATAAAAAGGCTGTTTGGATATATTTcctaaaaaatacacttttgattaaaaacgttcagtttcttttctatttttttctttccttttttaagcAGACAAAATCTAAAAGTAGAGATTGCcgaatgtaatgtaaaataataagtaaGGAACAATCTATGACAAGGCATGCTggtgtaggaaaataatcagcaccAGGATAGTGTGACGCAGCATCTGTTTCCACCaagaagttgattattttccaataacagcaaatCCCGAAACATCTGCAGGTTATCACTTGTGTTTACCATAAATTACTATAAACAGTTGTTTACTCACCAGCCTCTCTTTCTATAAGGTAACCAAAACACAACTTGTCATGTTAATAAGAAACTAGAAAGCACGAAGGCTTTTGGTTTTCAGAATTCTGGTGGAGAGAAAACTGAAGGACAAAAAGaaatgctgacactggagactcctcctGTAAATGTTAAGGACAGAAACAGAACCTGTTAAGTTACAGGAACATTTACACTTTGTTAAATAACACAACAATTTAAGTCTGTTTGTTATTAGAAGACTTGCATAAAGCAGCTCTGTAATTAAGGGTTCAAAACAAACAGACTTAAAACGTGTTATTTAACgtagttaaaaatgtaaatgttcttgTAACCTAACAAGTTCTGTTTTTGTACTTAACATTTACGGGAGGAGTTTCCAGtgtcagcagttttttttttgtccgtcAGTTTTCTCTCCATGACAAGTTGTGTTTTGCTTATCTTATAACGACTTCTAGAAAGAAAGGCTGGCTGGTAAACAACTTGTCATCTAAATAAGAAACTAGAAACCATGAAGTCTTCTGGTTTTCAGAACTTTGTTGGAGAGAAAACTGAAGGACAaaaaaagtgctgacactggagactcctcctGTAAATGTTAAGTACAGAAACAGAACTTGTTGAGTTACAGGAACATTTACACTTTGTTATATAACACcacattttaaatctgtttgtTATTAACCATTAATTACAGAACTGCCTTATGCAGGTCCCTGTGAACGTGATGTATTATAGGAACGGGAACGGATTGGAAGGAGCGCATTAATATCAACGTGTGTCTTACAGCTGACACTTtcatcagagctgctgttttagaaaataaatcaatactttccaaacaaaatgatttaataattcAATAGCACTGTAGCATAAGGGATTATTTTGAACATAGGTTTGGTCTAAgacttaaatatttgtatttaaagcCATTGTTTactctaaaataataaatatatattatatatatatatatatatatatattatatatatatatatatatatatatatatatatatatatatatatatatatatatatatattatataaaataaagcacTCATTTTATGTCtccttattattttatatatatatatgttacaaCTCGGTTCTTTTTTTACTAGTTTCAGATTTCTAGCTTCTTATGTAAATTAGGCCCAGTGCTTATCACTTTAACATCAAAAGGACTGAACCTTATCTTCAGCTATAACGTTGTTGAGAAATGTACTCAAAAATAACTAGGATTATTGAATTTTTGGACAGAAATGTATgacacaaaaacttttttttttttagtttatgttcCTGTAAACCACTGCACCAACAAGATGCATGTGAAATACGTCTCGActtctgctttttaaaatagGTTATGAAAGATCCCCTAacttttggtttcatctgataTTAGTAATTTCCTTTGCTATTTATGTCTTTCTTGTGCAAGACATGGATAAACCTGATTAAACTCTAGATTTCTCTGCTTTTCTTGTGTAATCGCCTTCACTACTATCTCGAGAAGATTAAATTCAACTTTTTCCGAGAAGCTTATTGCTGCTGCTGTCAAAGTTTTCCTGTCACCGCTGCTACTAACATCTTTCAATaacttaaaataacttttagtATTTATTAGCTTAAGAAGTATTTTAAAGGTTACCTCAAATAGCATGTCAGTGTGCGCCCATTTCTGCTGCAATTGCTTTcagtctctatctctctctctctcagctcagGTCTGATAAAAAAGTACAGAGCGAGAAATGCTGTTTCCTGTTTCAAACTGAACCTCACCACATCCGTGTGTTTAAGTGCCGGACACAGGTTAGGAGACCACCACAAAGCCTGTGTGCTATATCACATCTGTTTCTTGTAAGTCAATGCAGagcttaatatattttttatgaactaatatatatatatatatatatatatatatatatatatatatatatatatataataaatgatattttacagtatatgagatGTTATAAGACAAGCCTGCCATAAAGTCTATACTCACGGTTACATTTTTAGCCAATGTAGAACTTTTAAGAGTTTTGGTCACCCATTTGTCTACCTACTTACacctttattttatgttttataatcctacacagtatgttttatgttttataaaaataaattaaaaatctttttattattatgtcagTACAGTAAACAGTTAtataactttaatttttttactgctaattaatgatttattttcttaggCAAAGACACAGACATGTTTTTAAGCTATTTAATAACAAGACATATATTTTTCATTGACAAAACCCTCTAAAATTAGGAAATTACCTGTATGCTTACAATAAGCGTAACGTATGAGATATTAccttattgtttttatagtgAAATTTAAGTAAGAACTTACACACCATACGGGAGTAGATAATATTGTCTCTGTGCTCTCAGGAAAAAAACAGCACCCGCAAACACCTGCACATCACACATGAATGCGAGActgacatgaataaataaagcctACGTGTGGTACAGtatgaagaagaagagaaacatACTAAAAGGTCACAGATAAAGACACAAGACGGAACTCCTAGAATTCTTAAGCAATACTTTTCCCTTAAGCTGGGTCATGACAGCTATTACATGTGACTCTGCTGCATGTGGCAACCTATTTACTAGCATCTCGATTTGGTTATAACTTTTTGAGACATCTGTTTTAGAATTGGAGGAATGTACAtgcatacagtaagtgtgaCACCATAGGTTTTAAGGGGGTCAAGTGTCAGTTTTCCACTGACAAAACCGATTTTATCAATGAGTTAGTTATACATGAAGGCATCAATCAGACCTGAGCTAAAGTAAAGCCTGAAAGCTTATTTATGAGACATTCAAGGTTGTTTGACTCAGCCTCCGAATTCCCTAGATCTTATTCAGATTGAGCATCCATGGGATGTCCTGGACAAACAGATCTGATTGACACCAAGACCAAAGCTTTTCTGATGGCACAAGGGGAAACCACACAATATTGGGttcaatgttatggctgatactGTAAGTGTGCATTGTATTTAATAACCTCTCATTAGCCTTGagccttgaggtgcaaggcaacagtgctacccACAAAGTCACCGTGCCGCAATAAATTcttatcattaaaattaaaatgataaactattaataaaaagaCTTTTTTCACATAAGGAAAGGTTTTTGTCTCATTTCTACActggttttaataaaatctcCTGGCTAATCAAAGAACAACAAAACTGTACACGTTTAAGCTCATCTCacatcgattaaaaaaaaaagatattctcAACATATTTGAATGAACACAGTTTATTTGGTCTTATcacaacatgaataaaaaaaaataggaatgttatattaatttgtatttttgtaatgtgcATCATAGAGTTGGGGAAATCTTGATGCTTGAGAGGATTTTGTGTGAAagacatataaaaaatattttaggggACTTTCAGGCcaatattgtttatttcttaAGTGTTTTAAGGGGCTGAATGACTGTTTCTTCAGTAAACACTGGAAGACActgagaaaggaaaaagaacatGTGATTAATAACTCCTCTCGTAACACATCAGCTTTGTTTTGATTTGATCTAAGCACCAgtttatacaatataatatatattactgtatataatttaaagtaagttccagtcatttatttttaataacccACATTTTAAATTGGAGTTTAGTAAAATTACAACAGTAATCAATAATGTGAGGGGGTAAATACTTACAAGCACTGCTGCTCAAGCTGGAGGACATGTAGCT from Clarias gariepinus isolate MV-2021 ecotype Netherlands chromosome 19, CGAR_prim_01v2, whole genome shotgun sequence includes the following:
- the si:dkey-183i3.6 gene encoding LAT2 domain-containing protein isoform X1, with the protein product MLFESQFYFEVMIEVTSQQGAVLAFLSLSTMVFFSALCMWCRKKSMIVQEANQLYVPQVLERGGSRMVVTHSKKVTKINQTNTSQCQSSGNFAPTSNSRLDCVQEQPGSYQNIPKSVRGSLEPTYVDPIATPPHQISVMADDAEYANILKTEVVDHDSDSYDYENTEFLHNSKMDDIDEPDYVNADTTDN
- the si:dkey-183i3.6 gene encoding LAT2 domain-containing protein isoform X2: MIEVTSQQGAVLAFLSLSTMVFFSALCMWCRKKSMIVQEANQLYVPQVLERGGSRMVVTHSKKVTKINQTNTSQCQSSGNFAPTSNSRLDCVQEQPGSYQNIPKSVRGSLEPTYVDPIATPPHQISVMADDAEYANILKTEVVDHDSDSYDYENTEFLHNSKMDDIDEPDYVNADTTDN